A single genomic interval of Pseudomonas sp. FeN3W harbors:
- a CDS encoding DUF2958 domain-containing protein gives MNNALITDEQRIVLLANGHESLESADFDPAPVVKLFTPDAGATWLLTEIDPDDHDHAFGLCDLGLGEPEIGWVSLGELATVRGGLGLPIERDLSFRAEKQLSAYARDARLAGRIVV, from the coding sequence GTGAACAACGCACTCATCACCGACGAGCAGCGCATCGTGCTGCTGGCCAACGGCCACGAATCCTTGGAGAGCGCGGACTTCGATCCGGCCCCCGTGGTCAAGCTGTTCACGCCGGACGCCGGCGCGACCTGGCTGCTGACCGAGATTGATCCCGACGACCACGACCACGCCTTTGGTCTTTGCGACCTGGGCCTGGGGGAGCCGGAAATCGGCTGGGTCAGCCTGGGCGAGTTGGCGACGGTGCGCGGCGGGCTGGGCCTGCCGATCGAGCGCGACCTGTCTTTCCGTGCCGAGAAGCAATTGAGCGCCTATGCGCGCGATGCGCGGCTGGCCGGGCGGATCGTCGTCTGA
- a CDS encoding MFS transporter, translating into MLAVLKNRTYRHLFAAQVIALVGTGLMTVALGLLAYELAGADAGAVLGTALAIKMLAYVGIAPIAQAFADRLPRRSLLVALDLVRAAVALCLPFVTEVWQIYLLIFALQAASAGFTPTFQATIPDILPDEDEYTKALSLSRLAYDLESLVSPMLAAALLTIISFHNLFAGTVLGFLVSAALVVSVVLPASTPGPRRGIWERTTRGVRLYLATPRLRGLLAVSLAVSAAGAMVIVNTVVIVKARFGLGEAEVAWALAAFGGGSMIAAFALPGLLNKLADRPVMVTGAAVLVIGTAIGALIPSYVLLLPLWLVIGFGYSVAQTPSGRLLRRSAHAEDRPALFAAQFALSHACWLICYPLAGRFGAAFGLQSTFIVMSLIGLAGVVLALMLWPAGDPSDIAHDHPDLPPDHPHMREHSGQGRHHHLLIVDDLHQGWPRM; encoded by the coding sequence ATGCTCGCTGTCCTTAAAAACCGAACCTATCGCCACCTGTTCGCCGCGCAGGTGATCGCGCTAGTCGGCACCGGCCTGATGACAGTGGCGCTGGGCCTGCTCGCCTACGAACTGGCGGGCGCGGACGCCGGAGCGGTGCTTGGTACGGCGCTGGCTATCAAGATGCTTGCTTATGTTGGCATCGCCCCAATCGCTCAGGCGTTCGCTGACCGTCTGCCGCGTAGGTCGCTGCTGGTCGCCCTTGACCTAGTTCGGGCAGCCGTGGCTCTCTGTCTGCCATTCGTCACCGAGGTCTGGCAAATCTATCTCTTGATCTTTGCCTTGCAGGCAGCCTCTGCCGGATTCACGCCGACCTTTCAGGCGACGATCCCGGACATCCTGCCGGACGAAGATGAGTATACGAAGGCGCTGTCGCTTTCGCGGCTGGCATACGACCTTGAAAGCCTTGTTTCCCCGATGCTGGCGGCTGCGCTGCTGACCATCATCAGCTTCCACAACCTGTTTGCCGGGACAGTGCTTGGCTTCCTTGTCTCGGCCGCGCTGGTGGTCAGCGTGGTGTTGCCCGCCTCGACACCTGGCCCACGTCGCGGCATCTGGGAGCGCACCACGCGGGGCGTTCGCCTCTACCTTGCAACGCCGCGGCTGCGGGGACTTCTAGCAGTTAGCCTCGCCGTGTCAGCAGCAGGTGCGATGGTGATAGTGAATACGGTGGTCATCGTGAAGGCACGCTTCGGCCTGGGCGAAGCAGAAGTAGCTTGGGCTTTGGCGGCGTTTGGGGGCGGTTCGATGATCGCTGCATTTGCACTGCCTGGGCTGCTCAACAAATTAGCGGATCGACCTGTCATGGTCACGGGAGCGGCGGTGCTGGTTATCGGTACGGCCATCGGGGCGCTGATTCCGTCTTATGTTCTATTGCTTCCACTTTGGCTGGTGATCGGTTTCGGCTACAGCGTGGCACAAACGCCTTCTGGTCGGCTGCTGCGCCGTTCCGCCCATGCCGAGGATCGGCCTGCGCTATTCGCTGCACAGTTTGCGCTGTCACATGCCTGCTGGCTGATCTGCTACCCGCTGGCGGGACGCTTCGGTGCTGCCTTCGGACTGCAATCAACCTTCATCGTTATGTCGTTGATTGGCCTCGCCGGTGTAGTGCTTGCGCTAATGCTTTGGCCTGCCGGCGATCCATCGGATATCGCCCATGACCACCCGGATCTACCGCCGGATCATCCGCATATGCGCGAACATTCAGGCCAGGGCCGACACCACCACCTTCTGATCGTGGACGACCTACATCAAGGGTGGCCACGCATGTAG
- a CDS encoding metal-sensing transcriptional repressor: MTEAHKHSSHPDLIKRLKRAEGHLRHVVGMIEMGKPCLDIARQLSAVESAVTAAKRALIHDHIDHCLDHDAASVMSEMKALAKLL, translated from the coding sequence ATGACGGAAGCACACAAGCACTCAAGTCATCCCGATTTGATAAAGCGTCTCAAGCGTGCCGAAGGCCACCTTCGGCACGTCGTCGGCATGATCGAGATGGGGAAGCCCTGCCTTGACATCGCCCGCCAGCTATCGGCGGTGGAAAGCGCCGTGACTGCGGCAAAGCGTGCTCTGATCCACGACCACATCGACCATTGCCTTGACCATGACGCCGCTTCCGTCATGAGCGAAATGAAGGCACTCGCCAAACTTCTTTAA
- the radC gene encoding DNA repair protein RadC, which produces MSQLTLSLDTPLMVRDGRGRYRPADADQILEAARQVIEQKMQRGASFSSPAAVKDYLRAKLAGFEHEVFAVLFLDTRHRLIDYVEMFHGTIDAAEVHPREVVKQALRLNAAAVIVSHNHPSGNPEPSAADKALTSQLRQALALVDVRTLDHVIVAGSSTTSFAERGLI; this is translated from the coding sequence ATGTCGCAACTCACACTCTCTCTCGATACCCCGCTGATGGTGCGCGATGGCCGAGGGCGCTATCGGCCGGCGGACGCTGACCAGATTCTGGAAGCCGCGCGCCAGGTCATCGAACAGAAGATGCAGCGCGGTGCATCGTTCAGTTCGCCGGCGGCAGTCAAGGATTATCTGCGCGCCAAGCTGGCCGGCTTCGAGCACGAAGTCTTTGCCGTCCTGTTTCTCGATACGCGCCATCGGCTGATCGACTACGTGGAGATGTTCCACGGCACGATCGACGCGGCCGAGGTGCATCCGCGCGAAGTGGTGAAGCAGGCACTGCGGCTCAATGCGGCGGCGGTCATCGTTTCGCACAATCATCCAAGCGGCAACCCCGAGCCGAGCGCGGCCGACAAGGCGCTGACCTCGCAGCTTCGGCAGGCGCTGGCACTGGTGGACGTTCGCACGCTGGATCACGTGATCGTCGCAGGCAGTAGCACCACGTCCTTCGCCGAACGCGGCCTGATCTGA
- a CDS encoding PDDEXK nuclease domain-containing protein, translated as MSARTPKASKDAALPAGYAGIHGGIVELLDAARQAAARSVNALMTASYWEIGRRIVEAEQQGKRRAGYGEQLIARLSADLTARFGRGFSPDNLENMRRFFAAYPRPVISEALSRKSGDELPAEISETVSRKFTLTELAQVFPLPWSAYVRLLSVKDDHARRFYEAEALRGGWSVRQLDRQIGSQFYERTALSKDKAAMLVKGAAPRPEDAVRPDDAIKDPYVLEFLNLKDEYSESDLEAALIQRLEDFLLELGEGFTFVGRQRRLRIDQTWYRVDLLFFHRRLRCLVIIDLKLGSLSHADVGQMLMYCNYAKEHWAYPDENPPVGLILCADKGHALAWYALEGLPSKVMAANYRTVLPDAELLQKELETTRRLLESRTSKQPKKLQQ; from the coding sequence ATGAGCGCCCGGACGCCCAAGGCATCCAAAGACGCCGCCCTGCCTGCCGGCTACGCCGGCATCCACGGCGGCATCGTGGAACTGCTGGACGCTGCGCGCCAGGCGGCGGCGCGCAGCGTCAATGCGCTGATGACGGCCAGCTATTGGGAGATTGGCCGCCGTATCGTGGAGGCCGAACAACAGGGCAAGCGGCGTGCGGGATATGGCGAGCAGTTGATTGCCCGGCTGTCCGCTGACCTGACCGCGCGCTTCGGGCGCGGTTTCAGCCCGGACAATTTGGAGAACATGCGGCGGTTCTTCGCCGCATACCCTCGGCCCGTGATTTCCGAGGCACTGTCTCGGAAATCGGGTGACGAGCTACCTGCCGAGATTTCCGAGACAGTGTCTCGGAAATTCACCCTGACCGAGCTGGCGCAGGTGTTCCCGCTGCCGTGGTCGGCTTATGTGCGCCTGCTGTCGGTCAAGGACGACCATGCCCGCCGCTTCTACGAAGCCGAAGCGCTACGCGGCGGCTGGAGCGTGCGCCAGCTTGACCGGCAGATCGGCAGCCAGTTCTACGAGCGCACGGCCTTGTCCAAGGACAAAGCGGCAATGCTGGTCAAGGGCGCAGCGCCGAGGCCCGAGGATGCCGTCAGGCCGGACGATGCGATCAAAGACCCCTATGTGCTGGAGTTCCTGAACCTCAAGGACGAGTATTCCGAATCCGATCTGGAGGCCGCGCTGATCCAGCGGCTGGAGGATTTTCTGCTGGAGCTGGGCGAAGGGTTCACCTTCGTCGGGCGGCAGCGACGCTTGCGCATCGACCAGACCTGGTATCGGGTGGATCTTCTGTTTTTCCACCGACGACTGCGCTGCCTGGTCATCATCGACTTGAAGCTGGGCAGCCTGTCCCATGCCGACGTGGGCCAGATGCTCATGTATTGCAACTACGCCAAGGAGCATTGGGCCTATCCCGATGAAAACCCGCCCGTGGGTTTGATCCTCTGCGCCGACAAGGGCCATGCGCTGGCGTGGTATGCGCTGGAAGGCTTGCCGTCGAAGGTGATGGCGGCGAACTACCGTACCGTGCTGCCGGATGCCGAGCTGTTGCAGAAGGAATTGGAGACTACGCGGCGCTTGCTGGAATCGCGCACGTCGAAGCAGCCCAAGAAACTCCAGCAGTAA
- a CDS encoding site-specific integrase, with translation MAKIKLTKSVVDTAQAQTCDVELRDTLVPGFLCKVTPTGRKVFMLQYRTNSGVRRKPSLGQFGELTVEQARSLAQDWLAEVRRGGDPGLDKADARKAPTVKELCGRFMDDHSKPHNKPSTQAGYQYQIDTFVIPAFGTKKVHEVTRNDITALMKRMEKSPTQANRVLSLVRKMFNLAELWGYRLDGSNPCRHVPKYPEKGSTRLITDDQMVKLFAYLDKAEAENLEHPILLLAVRLQFEFAARMSEILLLQWDWLDLPNGRVVWPDSKTGDMSKPLSEEAKRRLTSAPRYGDSPYVCPAIIDHRKPLSTHTYYQGWRRILRNAGVPKVGTHGIRHRSATDIANSGIPVKVGMALTAHKTVAMFMRYVHTEDDPVRQAAELVATRRQTITGARQQQPQEATA, from the coding sequence ATGGCGAAAATCAAACTCACCAAGTCCGTCGTTGACACGGCACAGGCGCAAACCTGCGACGTGGAACTCCGGGATACGCTCGTTCCGGGTTTCTTGTGCAAGGTTACACCAACCGGGCGCAAGGTATTCATGCTTCAGTACCGCACGAACTCCGGCGTGCGGCGCAAACCGTCGCTCGGCCAGTTCGGGGAGCTGACGGTCGAACAGGCCCGATCGCTGGCGCAAGACTGGCTGGCCGAAGTCCGGCGCGGCGGCGACCCCGGACTGGACAAGGCGGATGCCCGCAAGGCCCCGACGGTCAAGGAACTGTGCGGCCGGTTCATGGATGACCACTCCAAGCCGCACAACAAGCCGAGCACCCAGGCCGGCTACCAGTACCAGATCGACACCTTCGTCATTCCGGCCTTTGGAACCAAGAAGGTCCACGAAGTCACGCGCAACGACATTACCGCGCTGATGAAGCGCATGGAGAAGTCGCCCACCCAGGCCAACCGGGTGCTGTCGCTCGTGCGCAAAATGTTCAATCTGGCCGAGCTATGGGGCTACCGGCTAGACGGCTCCAACCCGTGCCGCCATGTGCCCAAGTACCCGGAGAAAGGCTCGACCCGGCTCATTACCGATGACCAGATGGTCAAGCTGTTCGCCTATCTGGACAAGGCCGAGGCCGAGAACTTGGAGCATCCCATCCTCTTGCTGGCCGTCCGGCTGCAATTTGAGTTCGCGGCGCGCATGTCGGAAATCCTGCTGTTGCAGTGGGATTGGCTCGACCTGCCCAATGGCCGGGTGGTCTGGCCGGACAGCAAGACTGGCGATATGTCCAAGCCCTTGAGCGAGGAAGCCAAGCGGCGGCTGACGAGCGCCCCCCGCTATGGCGATTCGCCCTATGTCTGCCCGGCGATCATCGACCACCGCAAGCCCCTCAGCACCCACACCTACTATCAGGGGTGGCGGCGCATCCTTCGCAATGCCGGCGTGCCGAAGGTCGGCACCCACGGCATTCGCCACCGCTCCGCGACCGACATTGCCAATTCGGGTATTCCGGTCAAGGTCGGCATGGCGCTGACGGCGCACAAGACCGTGGCGATGTTCATGCGCTATGTCCATACCGAGGACGATCCGGTGCGCCAGGCCGCCGAACTGGTGGCGACCCGGCGGCAGACCATCACCGGGGCGCGGCAGCAGCAGCCGCAGGAGGCCACGGCATGA